In the Chroococcidiopsis sp. SAG 2025 genome, one interval contains:
- a CDS encoding trypsin-like serine peptidase — MSKNLNCLKFLTKNRRLTATILSIGSCLGAIATSLQPLSAAVIGQDDRFTPTYEQLTSSGQQLKAVGQLITETADGKYNWCTFTVIGRNIGLTNAHCIVDDKGAPKQIKAAYPVRHGDRALTVTNVDGYWIGRDTAPVYVEDFTRDWAIIRFTANLGDLTGWLGNAEWNPNDINSAGQRVLGLTAGYVGYPQDWPTDATLQPGDVRGSIPALQYGCTIQKVEGGILWHDCDTTGGTSGSSLFTAVSQTDFRTIGLHCAEYPVQNPYINLAVPLERFMPAVLKLRETGAASDTVVPLP; from the coding sequence ATGAGTAAAAATCTTAATTGCTTAAAGTTTTTGACGAAAAACCGTAGGTTAACTGCAACTATCTTATCGATCGGCAGTTGTTTGGGAGCGATCGCCACTTCACTGCAACCCTTATCAGCAGCAGTGATCGGACAAGACGATCGCTTTACACCAACTTACGAACAGCTGACTAGCTCGGGGCAACAGTTAAAAGCTGTAGGTCAGCTAATAACTGAAACAGCAGACGGGAAGTATAATTGGTGTACATTCACTGTTATCGGTCGTAACATCGGGTTAACGAATGCCCATTGCATCGTAGATGATAAAGGAGCGCCTAAGCAAATCAAAGCTGCTTATCCTGTAAGGCACGGCGATCGCGCTCTAACCGTGACTAACGTTGATGGTTATTGGATTGGTAGAGATACTGCTCCCGTATATGTTGAAGATTTTACCAGAGATTGGGCAATCATTCGTTTTACAGCTAATCTAGGAGACCTGACTGGTTGGTTGGGTAATGCCGAATGGAATCCGAATGATATCAATAGTGCTGGTCAACGTGTTCTCGGTCTAACTGCGGGTTATGTTGGCTATCCTCAAGACTGGCCCACAGACGCAACCCTTCAGCCAGGAGATGTTCGCGGTTCTATCCCAGCCCTTCAATATGGCTGTACTATTCAGAAGGTAGAAGGGGGTATACTATGGCACGATTGCGATACTACGGGTGGAACTTCTGGTTCTTCTTTATTTACAGCAGTGTCACAGACAGACTTCCGTACTATTGGTCTACACTGTGCTGAATACCCAGTACAAAACCCTTACATTAACTTAGCTGTACCGTTAGAACGGTTTATGCCAGCAGTACTGAAATTGAGGGAGACAGGAGCAGCCTCCGATACAGTAGTTCCTCTCCCCTAA
- the dxs gene encoding 1-deoxy-D-xylulose-5-phosphate synthase, with product MHLSEITHPNQLHGLSIRQLQQIARQIREKHLQTIAASGGHLGPGLGVVELTLALYQTLDLDRDKVIWDVGHQAYPHKLITGRYSEFHTLRQKDGVAGYLKRCESKFDHFGAGHASTSISAALGMALARDLKGDKFKVAAIIGDGALTGGMALEAINHAGHLPKTNLLVILNDNEMSISPNVGAISRYLNKMRLSAPVQFLADNLEEQVKHIPFVGESLTPELHRLKGGMKRLAVSKVGAIIEELGFTYLGPVDGHNLAELIATFEQAHHIQGPVLVHVATVKGKGYEIAEKDQVGYHAQSPFDLTTGKAIPSSKPKPPGYSKVFAHTLVKLAENNPKIIGITAAMATGTGLDKLASKLPKQYIDVGIAEQHAVTLGAGLACEGMRPVVAIYSTFLQRAYDQIVHDVCIQNLPVFFCMDRAGIVGSDGPTHQGMYDIAYLRCLPNMVLMAPKDEAELQQMVVTGVNYTDGPIAMRYPRGNGYGVPLMEEGWESLPIGKGEILRHGDDLLLIGFGAMVHPAMQVAEILREHGIEATVINARFAKPLDTELILPLAQQIGRVVTLEEGCLMGGFGSAVAEALLDANVVVPVKRIGIPDTLVDHAEPNESKADLSLTSPQIAETVRQAFFSQQLSSVGS from the coding sequence ATGCACCTGAGTGAAATCACCCATCCTAATCAGTTGCACGGTTTGTCGATTCGTCAGTTACAACAGATTGCTCGTCAAATTCGCGAAAAACACTTGCAAACGATCGCCGCTAGTGGCGGACACCTGGGACCAGGGCTAGGCGTGGTGGAATTGACCCTAGCGCTATATCAAACATTAGACCTCGATCGTGACAAGGTGATTTGGGATGTCGGGCATCAAGCCTATCCGCACAAGCTGATTACTGGTCGATACAGTGAGTTTCACACTCTACGGCAGAAAGATGGAGTCGCTGGCTATCTCAAGCGCTGTGAGAGCAAATTCGACCATTTTGGCGCGGGTCACGCCTCTACGAGTATTTCTGCTGCACTGGGAATGGCACTGGCACGAGATCTCAAGGGGGATAAATTTAAAGTCGCAGCAATTATTGGTGATGGAGCGCTAACAGGTGGTATGGCACTTGAAGCGATCAACCACGCCGGACACTTGCCTAAGACAAATTTACTCGTGATATTGAACGATAACGAGATGTCAATTTCACCGAATGTCGGTGCAATTTCTCGTTACTTAAATAAAATGCGTCTTTCTGCACCAGTACAGTTTCTTGCCGATAATTTAGAAGAACAAGTTAAACACATTCCCTTTGTTGGCGAATCTCTCACCCCCGAACTGCATCGGCTTAAGGGTGGCATGAAGCGGTTAGCCGTGTCAAAAGTTGGAGCAATTATCGAAGAACTCGGATTCACCTATCTCGGACCAGTAGACGGTCATAATCTGGCAGAATTGATTGCGACCTTCGAGCAAGCACATCACATCCAAGGACCAGTACTCGTCCACGTTGCGACAGTTAAAGGGAAAGGTTACGAGATTGCCGAAAAAGACCAAGTGGGATATCACGCTCAATCTCCCTTCGACTTGACAACGGGTAAAGCCATACCCTCCAGCAAGCCCAAACCCCCCGGCTACTCTAAGGTTTTTGCTCATACTTTGGTCAAACTAGCTGAAAATAATCCAAAAATTATCGGGATTACAGCAGCAATGGCAACTGGAACGGGACTGGATAAACTGGCGAGTAAGCTACCAAAACAATATATCGATGTTGGGATTGCCGAACAACACGCCGTCACTCTAGGCGCTGGCTTAGCTTGCGAAGGAATGCGTCCTGTGGTGGCAATCTATTCAACTTTCTTGCAGCGTGCCTACGATCAGATAGTCCACGATGTCTGCATCCAAAATTTACCCGTCTTTTTCTGTATGGACAGGGCGGGCATTGTTGGGTCTGACGGACCGACGCACCAAGGTATGTACGATATTGCCTACCTGCGCTGCTTGCCCAACATGGTTTTGATGGCTCCCAAAGACGAAGCCGAGTTGCAGCAGATGGTCGTTACTGGAGTTAACTACACTGATGGACCGATCGCCATGCGTTATCCACGCGGTAACGGTTACGGCGTTCCCCTCATGGAGGAAGGTTGGGAATCCTTGCCAATTGGGAAAGGGGAAATTCTCAGACATGGGGACGACCTCTTACTGATTGGTTTTGGTGCGATGGTTCACCCTGCGATGCAAGTCGCAGAAATTTTGCGCGAACACGGCATTGAAGCAACAGTAATTAACGCTCGTTTCGCCAAACCCCTAGATACAGAGCTAATTCTACCTCTAGCGCAGCAAATCGGGCGCGTCGTGACTTTAGAAGAAGGCTGTCTGATGGGTGGGTTTGGTTCTGCGGTAGCCGAAGCTTTACTCGATGCAAATGTTGTCGTGCCTGTCAAGCGAATTGGCATACCAGATACTTTAGTAGATCACGCTGAACCAAATGAATCAAAAGCCGATTTGAGTTTGACCAGTCCGCAAATTGCTGAAACCGTGCGTCAAGCCTTCTTTAGCCAGCAGCTATCTTCTGTAGGTTCGTAA
- the mtnA gene encoding S-methyl-5-thioribose-1-phosphate isomerase, giving the protein MISSPTHVYPVIWHEGSVLLIDQTHLPAEYAFVEIHRCEDMAQAIKTMIVRGAPAIGIAAAYGMYLGAREIETQDREQFLSQLEQVAQMLRTTRPTAVNLFWAIARMLKTAYETIGTVEEIRQVLLTTAQTIQAEDLQTCQAIGDRGLELLPKTPAQLNLLTHCNAGALATAGYGTALGVVRSAWSCGRLSRLYADETRPRLQGAKLTAWECVQEGIPVTVITDSMAAHCMQQGMIHAVVVGADRIAANGDTANKIGTYSLALVAKAHDVPFYVAAPVATIDFAIATGREIPIEERDPVEVYQIDNTILTPAGVEFYNPAFDVTPAHLITAIITEHGAFSPSQLQQELQHKYVA; this is encoded by the coding sequence ATGATCTCTAGTCCTACCCACGTCTACCCTGTAATTTGGCACGAAGGCTCGGTTTTACTCATCGACCAAACGCACTTGCCAGCCGAGTATGCCTTTGTGGAAATTCATCGCTGTGAAGATATGGCACAGGCAATTAAAACGATGATTGTCCGAGGCGCACCAGCAATCGGTATCGCTGCTGCCTACGGTATGTACTTGGGGGCAAGAGAGATTGAAACCCAAGATCGAGAGCAGTTTTTGTCGCAGCTAGAGCAAGTGGCTCAGATGTTGCGAACAACCCGTCCGACAGCGGTAAATTTGTTTTGGGCGATCGCCCGCATGTTAAAAACTGCCTACGAAACGATCGGCACGGTGGAGGAAATTCGCCAAGTTTTGTTAACTACAGCACAGACAATTCAAGCCGAAGATTTACAAACTTGTCAGGCAATTGGCGATCGCGGTCTGGAACTCTTGCCAAAAACTCCCGCTCAACTCAATCTCTTAACTCATTGCAATGCTGGAGCCTTAGCAACCGCAGGTTACGGTACGGCTTTGGGTGTTGTGCGTTCTGCTTGGTCTTGTGGTAGGTTATCGCGCCTCTATGCCGATGAAACTCGCCCTCGTCTCCAGGGGGCAAAACTAACTGCTTGGGAATGCGTCCAGGAAGGGATACCCGTTACGGTAATTACAGATAGTATGGCTGCTCACTGTATGCAGCAAGGCATGATTCACGCCGTTGTGGTGGGCGCTGACCGTATCGCCGCTAATGGCGATACAGCAAATAAAATTGGCACGTACAGCTTAGCGCTGGTAGCTAAGGCACATGACGTTCCTTTCTATGTTGCTGCACCCGTAGCAACAATTGATTTTGCGATCGCAACTGGTCGAGAAATCCCAATTGAGGAACGCGATCCGGTTGAAGTCTATCAGATTGACAATACTATCTTGACTCCAGCAGGCGTGGAATTTTACAACCCAGCTTTTGACGTAACTCCAGCTCATTTGATTACAGCAATTATTACCGAGCATGGGGCATTTTCTCCCAGTCAGTTGCAGCAAGAGTTACAGCATAAATATGTAGCATAG
- a CDS encoding serine/threonine-protein kinase, with the protein MNTSSSDPWIGRFIGDCRRYYLEQRIGAGGMGNVYLAMDTRLGQEVALKLLRDTLAVSIPLHKRFEREAMLCAALKSDHIVDISDYGVTEEGYPFYVMEYLVGETLGQLLRRETRLPVERTIEIACQVCAGLQLAHQGVRIRREGVVTTSDPIQIVHRDLKPDNIFLIPTALGELVKILDFGIAKIRDEALELTNLTSTFLGTFRYAAPEQLQIEKNIDGRADIYSLGMILYEMLSGSDPFGFGTEARKTSGVSWGIAHTSQMPQSLRSQPKCENLSVELEAIVMRCLNKQPEQRFGSVVELSAALQSVLPTSLGHTAGFIHSQPTKKAIASNSSVNSATDERKPTPPSVNSPASNQTQTPQTRVFDLHQHQPKQYTPPAHRTDAINLNPSNANPTNLSRSPQLSQTQLQNPPIQQDSRETQRTRRNLWLLSSAGFVLGVAGVGLVAGIFYLYFLLPQSKPPTQSPSTPPTSPQPLEPW; encoded by the coding sequence ATGAACACTTCAAGCTCAGATCCCTGGATCGGTCGTTTTATTGGCGATTGCCGACGCTATTATCTAGAACAGCGCATCGGTGCGGGTGGTATGGGTAACGTTTATCTAGCTATGGATACGCGGCTGGGACAGGAGGTAGCGCTGAAATTACTGAGAGACACGCTCGCTGTCTCGATTCCATTGCATAAACGTTTTGAGCGCGAGGCAATGCTTTGTGCTGCCCTCAAAAGCGACCATATTGTCGATATTAGTGACTACGGCGTGACGGAAGAGGGATACCCTTTCTACGTGATGGAATACCTCGTTGGCGAAACCCTGGGGCAACTCCTTCGACGAGAGACACGATTGCCTGTAGAACGAACGATTGAAATTGCCTGTCAAGTCTGTGCGGGACTGCAACTCGCTCACCAAGGTGTTAGGATTCGGCGTGAGGGAGTTGTCACCACGAGCGATCCCATCCAAATCGTTCACCGCGACCTCAAACCCGATAATATTTTTCTGATCCCTACGGCTTTGGGGGAGTTGGTCAAAATTCTCGATTTTGGAATTGCTAAAATCCGCGATGAAGCACTAGAGTTAACTAACCTGACCAGTACGTTCTTGGGTACGTTCCGCTACGCTGCACCAGAACAGTTACAAATAGAGAAAAATATCGACGGACGGGCAGATATTTACAGTTTGGGGATGATTCTCTATGAGATGCTGAGTGGTTCCGATCCATTTGGCTTCGGAACTGAAGCCCGCAAAACGAGTGGCGTGTCATGGGGAATTGCCCACACTTCCCAAATGCCTCAATCATTGCGATCGCAACCTAAATGTGAAAACTTGTCGGTCGAGCTAGAAGCAATTGTCATGCGCTGTTTAAACAAGCAACCAGAGCAACGCTTTGGCTCAGTGGTAGAATTAAGTGCGGCACTACAATCCGTGCTACCAACTTCTTTGGGGCATACTGCTGGTTTTATCCATTCTCAACCCACTAAGAAGGCGATCGCCTCAAATTCTTCAGTAAACTCAGCTACAGATGAGAGAAAGCCTACACCGCCGTCAGTAAATTCCCCCGCATCTAATCAAACTCAGACTCCTCAAACGCGCGTATTCGATCTGCACCAACATCAACCCAAGCAGTATACGCCGCCAGCTCATCGCACCGATGCCATAAACTTGAATCCCAGCAACGCGAATCCAACCAACTTAAGTCGATCGCCGCAGTTAAGTCAAACTCAATTGCAAAACCCTCCTATCCAGCAAGATAGCCGCGAAACACAAAGAACCAGAAGAAACTTATGGTTATTATCTAGTGCGGGCTTTGTGTTAGGAGTAGCAGGAGTGGGACTTGTGGCTGGCATTTTCTATTTGTATTTTTTGCTACCTCAATCCAAGCCTCCAACTCAATCCCCTTCAACGCCACCCACATCACCACAACCACTGGAACCGTGGTAA
- a CDS encoding COP23 domain-containing protein: MKFKFPIFVLVASVTCASTIGFQDRVGAQNTSRSQVSPQNTSNQATTFVCVRSGNGFATVAARGNQRSAPMITWQRQVSAEYTPQERCQLVSQKLTKAVAANGGRLSNLLLTTGIIKNETVICYVNSGASCDTSNTLFTLSPENAKNPGAALANLLRFGQRADYSAIRESASGEGETAPTGAIDMEAAVEEAFSAGYESAGTGASEASPVQQPSNAPANSSW; this comes from the coding sequence ATGAAATTTAAATTTCCAATCTTTGTTTTAGTAGCTAGCGTGACATGTGCCAGTACCATAGGATTTCAGGATCGAGTAGGGGCGCAGAATACCAGTCGTAGTCAAGTATCTCCACAAAATACCTCCAATCAGGCAACCACTTTTGTTTGCGTCCGTTCTGGGAATGGCTTTGCTACGGTTGCAGCTAGGGGAAATCAACGCTCTGCACCAATGATTACCTGGCAAAGACAAGTCAGTGCAGAATATACGCCTCAAGAACGCTGTCAGCTAGTTTCCCAGAAGTTGACTAAAGCAGTTGCCGCGAATGGTGGGAGACTAAGTAATTTACTACTGACAACTGGAATCATTAAAAATGAGACAGTTATCTGTTATGTCAATTCTGGTGCTAGCTGCGATACAAGCAATACGCTATTTACCCTCTCTCCAGAAAACGCTAAAAACCCTGGTGCAGCTTTAGCCAATTTGCTGCGTTTCGGTCAGCGTGCCGACTATTCGGCAATTCGTGAGAGTGCTAGCGGTGAAGGTGAGACTGCACCTACTGGCGCTATTGATATGGAAGCAGCAGTAGAGGAGGCTTTTTCAGCTGGTTACGAATCAGCAGGTACAGGCGCAAGCGAAGCATCTCCCGTGCAGCAACCTAGTAACGCTCCTGCAAATAGTAGTTGGTAG
- a CDS encoding serine protease: MYISILQNSERALARSQSQPMLMSQVTSAETAVAIAVPVVARQVTIRIFAAAATGSGAIVRHKGETYTILTCAHIVGEGEDERFTILTADGQKHVGKRLRSPVLSGSDLALVEFTSKTAYQVVAIADTKAVAVGDSIYAAGFPNWQWTSADAVEDTRTWGIKALRVTDGEVAMLPEKSLQEGYQLGYTNEIDPGMSGGPVLNRKGQLIGINGRLKYPPQGISAFTFTDGSAPSEQMYQQMEALSWAIPATAFWQALK; encoded by the coding sequence GTGTATATTTCTATACTGCAAAACTCCGAACGAGCCTTAGCGCGATCGCAGTCTCAGCCGATGCTGATGAGTCAGGTTACAAGTGCAGAAACCGCCGTAGCGATCGCAGTGCCAGTAGTTGCCAGACAAGTGACTATACGAATTTTTGCCGCTGCTGCTACAGGATCGGGTGCGATCGTGCGGCACAAAGGAGAAACATACACCATATTGACCTGCGCTCACATTGTGGGTGAGGGTGAGGACGAGCGCTTCACGATTCTAACCGCAGACGGACAAAAGCACGTAGGCAAGCGGTTGCGATCGCCTGTATTGTCTGGCTCGGATTTAGCCTTGGTAGAGTTTACTAGCAAAACAGCATATCAAGTCGTGGCGATCGCCGATACCAAAGCTGTAGCTGTCGGCGATTCCATCTATGCTGCTGGATTTCCTAATTGGCAATGGACGAGTGCGGATGCAGTCGAGGACACTCGGACTTGGGGTATTAAAGCCTTACGAGTGACGGATGGTGAAGTGGCAATGCTGCCAGAAAAATCTCTACAGGAAGGATATCAACTGGGTTATACCAACGAGATCGATCCAGGGATGAGTGGTGGACCAGTTTTAAACCGCAAAGGACAACTCATTGGAATCAACGGTCGCTTGAAATACCCGCCTCAAGGTATTAGTGCATTTACATTTACTGATGGCTCTGCACCATCCGAGCAAATGTACCAGCAAATGGAAGCGTTGAGCTGGGCAATCCCCGCCACGGCTTTTTGGCAAGCACTGAAGTAG
- a CDS encoding tetratricopeptide repeat-containing serine protease family protein, with protein sequence MKTNFTYPLLTGMVTLAVLLTSHNLALALSPQEIVKIGSPMTVQVNPPMGVKDGGSGVIIQRQGNTYTVLTCNHVALMPAPHTIRTHDGQSYAVVSTEKLQKSPNDPDLALVTFSSAAVYPVAKLAPSNVPVGAEIFVMGFPALDRKFGADRDFVFSPGFVTSRPSSAPEGYTLRYNSVTKGGMSGGPVFDIDGRVVGIHGLGGSDRVDVKQQGSDATMAVNMKTGFNGAIPINTFLAMRSQIPQAPAVAVDTAPSTDKPAQRLENPKSASDFFAKGSVERDRGDRSRAIANYTQAIARNPNYADAYYQRGNARYDQGDKQGALADYDQALKFDPNYANAYYQRAVIFYNRGNKQGALSNFDRYITLVPNDAQAYHSRGAIRRSMGDGQGTFDDFDRVVRLEPDNSRAYYNRGLARTMLRDSKGALDDFSHALNLDPSWTTVYNNRAILRRRLGDRQGAVDDFSKVISIEPKNAEAHYNRGLVRRDLGDRQGAIEDLQLAANIFQQKNDSTNYQKALEKIESIQAMPVIPAVPAPVVTPTTTSPSDNSTNLNQPTNSQPTNTQPTNSSDSGNIPESAAPTQPENNSTW encoded by the coding sequence ATGAAAACAAACTTTACTTATCCTCTTTTGACCGGAATGGTAACTTTAGCAGTGTTACTGACGAGCCATAATTTAGCGCTGGCTCTATCTCCTCAAGAAATTGTCAAAATTGGCAGTCCAATGACGGTGCAGGTCAATCCTCCGATGGGAGTTAAAGATGGCGGTTCTGGAGTGATTATTCAACGGCAGGGCAATACTTACACTGTGCTGACGTGCAATCATGTTGCTTTAATGCCTGCACCGCATACGATTCGTACTCATGACGGTCAGAGTTATGCAGTTGTGAGTACGGAAAAATTGCAAAAAAGCCCGAACGACCCCGATTTGGCATTGGTGACATTTAGTAGTGCGGCTGTATACCCCGTTGCCAAGCTAGCGCCGTCTAACGTGCCTGTAGGAGCAGAAATTTTTGTCATGGGCTTCCCTGCTTTAGATCGGAAATTTGGTGCAGACCGCGATTTTGTCTTTTCGCCGGGATTCGTGACCAGTCGCCCCAGCAGTGCGCCAGAAGGCTATACACTGCGTTATAACTCAGTGACAAAAGGTGGAATGAGCGGCGGTCCTGTCTTCGATATTGATGGTCGCGTCGTTGGGATTCACGGGTTGGGAGGTAGCGATCGCGTAGACGTGAAGCAGCAGGGGAGCGACGCGACGATGGCGGTGAATATGAAAACTGGCTTTAATGGGGCAATTCCGATTAATACGTTTTTGGCAATGCGATCGCAGATTCCTCAAGCTCCAGCAGTCGCAGTGGATACTGCCCCCAGTACGGATAAACCAGCTCAAAGATTAGAAAATCCCAAATCTGCTTCAGACTTTTTCGCTAAAGGATCGGTAGAACGCGATCGCGGCGATCGATCGAGAGCAATTGCTAACTACACCCAAGCGATTGCCCGCAACCCCAACTACGCTGACGCTTATTATCAACGGGGAAACGCCCGTTACGACCAAGGAGACAAGCAGGGGGCGCTAGCAGACTACGACCAAGCGCTGAAATTTGACCCCAACTATGCCAATGCTTATTACCAAAGAGCCGTGATTTTTTATAATCGGGGCAACAAGCAGGGAGCGCTGTCAAATTTCGATCGCTACATCACTCTCGTTCCTAACGACGCTCAAGCCTATCACAGTCGCGGTGCGATTCGCCGCAGTATGGGAGACGGTCAGGGAACGTTTGACGATTTCGATCGCGTCGTCCGGCTCGAACCGGATAATTCTAGGGCATATTACAATCGTGGCTTGGCTCGGACAATGCTGCGAGACTCTAAAGGAGCGCTGGATGATTTTAGCCATGCTTTAAATCTCGATCCTAGTTGGACGACAGTGTACAACAACAGAGCAATTCTCCGCCGCCGCTTGGGAGACAGACAAGGGGCAGTTGATGATTTTAGTAAAGTCATTAGCATAGAGCCGAAAAATGCCGAAGCTCATTACAACCGAGGTCTCGTGCGGCGCGATTTAGGCGATCGCCAAGGTGCGATCGAGGATTTACAGTTGGCTGCTAATATATTTCAACAAAAAAACGACAGCACGAATTATCAAAAAGCATTGGAGAAAATTGAGAGCATTCAAGCAATGCCCGTAATTCCCGCAGTACCCGCACCTGTAGTCACTCCAACAACAACTTCACCATCAGATAATTCCACCAATCTCAACCAACCAACTAACTCTCAACCAACCAACACTCAACCAACTAACTCTAGCGATTCAGGTAATATTCCCGAATCTGCCGCACCAACGCAACCCGAAAATAACTCAACTTGGTAG
- the psb28 gene encoding photosystem II reaction center protein Psb28, translating into MAQIQFSKGITEETVPDVRLTRSRDGSNGTATFYFQNPQILSEGSNEEVTGMYLIDEEGELVTREVKGKFINGKPEAIEAIYLMKSTEEWDRFMRFMERYANEHGLGFNKS; encoded by the coding sequence ATGGCTCAGATTCAGTTTTCTAAAGGTATTACCGAAGAAACAGTCCCAGATGTACGCTTGACGCGATCGCGAGATGGGAGTAATGGTACGGCAACTTTTTATTTTCAAAACCCCCAAATTTTGAGCGAGGGTAGCAATGAAGAAGTGACGGGGATGTACTTAATTGATGAAGAAGGGGAACTCGTGACCCGCGAAGTCAAGGGAAAATTTATCAACGGCAAACCAGAAGCCATTGAAGCGATCTACCTGATGAAATCGACCGAAGAGTGGGATCGGTTTATGCGGTTTATGGAAAGATACGCCAACGAACACGGCTTGGGATTCAACAAATCATAG
- a CDS encoding MogA/MoaB family molybdenum cofactor biosynthesis protein, which produces MTHQPHPDIPGLTVRCAVITVSDTRSPETDKSGRRIEQLLVAAHHTVGFYAIVKDEPEQIRSQIESFSQRVDLDVAICNGGTGIAPRDTTYDAIASLLEKTLPGFGELFRYLSYQDIGSRAIASRAIAGVYQGKLIFSLPGSTNAVQLAMEKLILPELTHLVRQLQK; this is translated from the coding sequence GTGACACATCAGCCTCACCCTGACATACCAGGATTGACAGTCCGTTGTGCTGTTATCACCGTCAGCGATACCCGTTCCCCAGAAACAGATAAAAGCGGTCGCCGCATCGAGCAATTGCTCGTAGCAGCGCATCATACTGTGGGATTTTATGCGATTGTTAAAGACGAACCAGAGCAAATTCGATCGCAGATAGAATCGTTCAGCCAGCGTGTAGATTTAGATGTGGCAATTTGTAACGGGGGTACGGGTATCGCCCCCAGAGATACAACCTACGACGCGATCGCCTCTTTGCTAGAGAAAACTTTACCAGGATTTGGCGAATTATTTCGGTATCTGAGCTATCAAGACATTGGTTCCCGCGCCATAGCTTCGCGAGCGATCGCGGGTGTATATCAGGGTAAGCTCATTTTTTCGCTTCCAGGTTCTACTAACGCCGTACAACTGGCAATGGAAAAGCTAATTTTGCCAGAGTTAACTCATTTAGTCAGACAGTTACAAAAGTAG
- the mraY gene encoding phospho-N-acetylmuramoyl-pentapeptide-transferase, translating to MDAKSSSFWSFHLSGTRLLIVLSLALATASLTLDLTAQRLPWQGRSLTFPFLFCTAVTAAVGFWIVPILQQLKAGQVIREDGPQAHLKKAGTPTMGGIFFVPVAVIASIILSALVLENHHLAPVLAIAGITVGYGFIGWLDDWQILRRQSNKGISPRLKLALQVGFGCLYCLWLWSRSGDLTTIALPFGFALPLGLLFWALAVFVLTAESNATNLTDGVDGLAGGTVAIALLGLGAIVAPNFPSLAIFCACLSGSCIGFLVHNRNPARVFMGDTGSLALGGALAGVALMSNTLWALFILSGIFFVESLSVIAQVSYYKATKGADGKGKRLFKMAPFHHHLELSGWSELQVVAVFYAINAFLALVSIWLA from the coding sequence GTGGACGCGAAATCATCTTCTTTCTGGTCTTTCCATCTCTCCGGTACGAGACTGCTTATCGTCCTAAGCCTTGCACTCGCTACCGCCTCGCTGACTCTCGATCTAACAGCGCAGCGCCTACCCTGGCAAGGGCGATCGCTAACTTTTCCTTTCTTATTCTGCACTGCTGTCACTGCCGCAGTTGGTTTTTGGATAGTCCCGATCCTTCAGCAGTTAAAAGCCGGACAAGTCATTCGCGAAGACGGTCCCCAAGCACACTTAAAAAAAGCAGGTACGCCGACGATGGGTGGCATATTTTTTGTACCTGTAGCGGTCATCGCTAGCATCATCTTATCGGCGCTGGTGCTGGAAAATCATCACCTCGCCCCTGTATTGGCGATTGCTGGAATTACGGTCGGTTACGGGTTTATTGGCTGGTTGGATGATTGGCAAATTTTGCGTCGCCAGTCTAATAAAGGTATTTCCCCACGTCTGAAACTGGCTCTGCAAGTTGGTTTCGGTTGCCTATATTGCCTGTGGCTGTGGAGTCGATCGGGAGATCTGACGACGATCGCGTTACCTTTTGGGTTTGCTCTGCCCTTGGGTTTGCTATTCTGGGCGTTAGCAGTGTTTGTCTTGACGGCAGAAAGCAATGCCACTAATTTAACCGACGGTGTGGATGGTTTGGCAGGAGGAACGGTAGCGATCGCGCTTTTAGGATTGGGAGCGATCGTCGCGCCTAATTTCCCCAGTTTGGCAATTTTCTGTGCTTGTTTGAGCGGTAGCTGTATCGGCTTTTTAGTACATAACCGCAATCCCGCTCGCGTCTTTATGGGAGATACGGGTTCTTTAGCACTTGGAGGCGCGTTAGCAGGAGTCGCTCTCATGAGTAACACCCTCTGGGCGCTATTTATCCTCAGTGGGATCTTTTTTGTCGAATCTTTATCAGTGATCGCACAAGTTAGTTATTACAAAGCCACCAAAGGAGCCGATGGTAAAGGCAAGCGTCTGTTTAAAATGGCTCCCTTCCATCACCATTTAGAATTGTCTGGGTGGTCGGAACTACAAGTGGTTGCCGTATTCTATGCAATTAATGCTTTTTTGGCTTTGGTATCTATTTGGCTGGCTTGA